Proteins encoded by one window of Pseudochaenichthys georgianus chromosome 9, fPseGeo1.2, whole genome shotgun sequence:
- the rtn4r gene encoding reticulon-4 receptor, translating into MKTVIINGGRLLFLVMWLNLVPQTVSCPAKCVCYSEPKPTTACQQQGLFAIPTEIPVRSQRIFLQSNKLMVVRSTSFSSCHNLTVLWLYSNNISYIEAGAFYGLERLEELDIGDNSNLRTISPTAFRGLTKLHTLHLHRCGLSELPVGVFRGMFSLQYLYLQDNFILSLHDDTFLDLANLTYLYLHNNKIKIVTDNMFRGLINLDRLLLHQNRVIYVQPRVFTDLGKLKSLFLFFNNLTVLTGETMDPLVSLQYLRLNGNQWICDCRARTLWDWFKRFKGSSSELECNVPELLAGKDLKRLKSEDLEGCVETPQIQTNLFSSKGQSGKFSSTENPLGETIPRCCLGDNDKSSILSGKSRQITNNPLKEKENISKTKYKEQERTKNETQNKQNDGPLGTLSNTLDKSLETLNPDLIDTLESSTASNKKKKKCSKKPKSDAHCIKSRASTVQVLCFLFIPTIWISLAMS; encoded by the coding sequence GGGGGAGGCTCCTGTTTCTGGTGATGTGGCTGAACCTTGTGCCTCAAACTGTCAGCTGCCCTGCCAAGTGTGTCTGCTACAGTGAGCCCAAGCCCACCACGGCCTGCCAACAACAAGGACTGTTTGCCATCCCGACTGAGATCCCAGTGCGGAGCCAGCGGATATTCCTTCAGAGCAACAAGCTAATGGTGGTGAGGTCCACCAGCTTCAGTTCCTGCCACAATCTCACTGTTCTCTGGCTCTACTCCAACAACATCAGCTATATTGAGGCTGGAGCCTTTTATGGTTTGGAAAGACTGGAGGAGCTGGACATTGGAGACAACAGTAACCTCCGTACCATCAGCCCTACAGCCTTCCGGGGCCTAACTAAGCTGCACACCCTTCACCTGCACAGGTGTGGCCTGTCAGAGCTCCCTGTTGGGGTTTTCCGAGGAATGTTTTCCCTACAGTACCTTTACCTGCAGGACAATTTCATTCTATCCCTGCATGACGACACCTTTCTGGACCTTGCCAACCTCACTTATCTCTATCTGCACAATAACAAGATCAAGATAGTAACAGACAACATGTTTCGAGGCTTAATCAATCTGGATCGGCTGCTGCTACACCAGAACAGGGTTATCTATGTCCAACCAAGGGTTTTTACTGATCTTGGTAAACTGAAATCCCTGTTCTTGTTCTTCAACAATCTCACCGTCTTGACGGGAGAGACCATGGATCCGCTGGTGTCTCTCCAATATTTGCGTTTAAATGGAAACCAGTGGATCTGTGACTGCCGAGCGAGGACGCTTTGGGACTGGTTCAAACGCTTCAAAGGATCCAGCTCTGAGTTGGAGTGCAATGTTCCTGAGTTGCTTGCAGGAAAGGACCTGAAACGACTGAAAAGTGAAGACCTGGAGGGGTGTGTGGAAACACCTCAAATCCAGACCAATCTTTTCAGCTCCAAGGGACAGTCAGGGAAATTCTCTTCCACCGAAAATCCTCTCGGGGAGACCATTCCCAGGTGTTGCCTTGGAGATAATGACAAGTCCTCTATCTTGTCTGGCAAGAGCCGCCAAATTACCAACAACCCCCTAAAGGAaaaggaaaacatttcaaaGACTAAATATAAGGAGCAAGAGAGAACGAAAAACGAGACCCAGAACAAGCAAAATGATGGACCACTGGGAACCTTGTCCAACACCCTGGACAAGTCTTTGGAAACTCTAAACCCTGATCTTATAGACACTCTGGAATCATCTACAGCAtcaaacaaaaagaaaaagaagtgtTCCAAAAAGCCCAAATCAGATGCCCACTGCATTAAAAGCCGGGCTTCTACTGTGCAAGTGCTGTGCTTTCTCTTCATTCCTACGATCTGGATATCTCTAGCCATGTCTTAG